A genomic segment from Geminocystis sp. M7585_C2015_104 encodes:
- a CDS encoding methionyl-tRNA formyltransferase, producing MRIVFFGTPEFALPALEKLINTGKHTLVGVVTQPDKQKGRGNKLSPPPVKQLALQYNLPVWQPKRLRKDEETLTKLKDSQADVFVVVAYGQILPPAVLKMPRLGCINVHASLLPEYRGAAPIQWCLYDGKTETGVTTMLMDEGLDTGDILLQASISISLLTTYPELSQKLALMGADLLLETLDKWERGEITPIPQDNEKATYAPVIRNEDYLIDWHRPALQIHNQIRAFSPDCYTTFRGQTLKVSRSLPLTEDTPLPPPYQHLSSLSLPQKKVGEVVKVLKNQGFIVQTGKDWLLILEVQLAGKKLQPAASFINGMRLQAGEVLQ from the coding sequence ATGCGAATAGTATTTTTTGGCACCCCCGAATTTGCACTACCTGCTCTAGAAAAACTAATAAACACGGGAAAACATACCCTGGTGGGAGTGGTAACCCAGCCTGACAAACAAAAGGGAAGGGGGAATAAACTATCCCCCCCACCAGTCAAGCAATTAGCCCTACAATATAACCTACCCGTTTGGCAACCAAAACGTCTGAGAAAAGATGAGGAAACCCTGACAAAACTAAAAGATAGCCAGGCGGATGTGTTTGTAGTGGTGGCCTATGGACAAATCCTCCCCCCCGCAGTGTTGAAAATGCCCCGTCTGGGTTGCATTAATGTCCATGCCTCCCTCTTACCAGAATACCGTGGCGCGGCACCCATTCAATGGTGTCTTTATGATGGCAAAACAGAAACCGGTGTTACCACCATGTTGATGGATGAAGGATTAGACACCGGTGACATCCTCCTGCAAGCCTCCATTTCCATCAGTCTTCTTACCACCTATCCGGAATTGTCCCAAAAACTGGCTCTCATGGGGGCAGATTTGTTACTGGAAACCCTAGATAAGTGGGAAAGAGGTGAAATTACCCCCATCCCCCAAGACAACGAAAAGGCCACCTATGCCCCCGTTATCCGTAATGAAGATTATCTCATAGATTGGCACCGTCCAGCCCTGCAAATCCACAACCAGATTCGTGCCTTCTCCCCCGACTGTTATACTACCTTCCGTGGACAAACCCTTAAAGTTAGCCGTAGTCTCCCCTTAACAGAAGACACACCCCTCCCTCCCCCCTACCAACACCTCTCCTCCCTCTCTCTCCCCCAGAAAAAGGTAGGTGAGGTGGTGAAAGTCCTTAAAAATCAGGGCTTTATAGTGCAAACAGGGAAAGACTGGCTGCTAATTCTGGAAGTACAACTGGCCGGCAAAAAACTACAACCCGCCGCCTCCTTCATCAATGGTATGCGCCTACAGGCAGGGGAAGTCCTACAATAA
- a CDS encoding slipin family protein yields the protein MDWILGIIGAAAVIFFSSLKVDKEYQRGVVYRFGRLKGIRGPGLYWIIPIVEQRTPIDLRTKTVDIESQETITADSVTVKVNAVLYYRVLDPVKAINNIENYEFAVYQAAMTTLRNVVGQNALDDILKNRDKINLQIQEIVDEITEPWGIVIERVEMKDVEIPQSMQRAMAQEAEAMREKRARLIKASAEKEAAEMLQQASQTIASNPIALELRRLQTLTEIGAENNTTTVILIPSELVTLAKQFTLKLQKELQREEL from the coding sequence ATGGATTGGATATTAGGCATAATTGGCGCTGCTGCCGTTATTTTCTTCTCTTCTTTGAAAGTGGACAAAGAATATCAGCGGGGGGTGGTATACCGTTTTGGACGACTCAAGGGCATAAGAGGGCCTGGTTTATACTGGATTATACCTATTGTTGAGCAAAGAACCCCCATTGACCTCCGCACTAAAACCGTGGATATTGAATCTCAGGAAACCATCACTGCTGACAGTGTTACCGTAAAGGTAAATGCGGTTTTGTACTACAGAGTGTTAGACCCGGTAAAGGCCATTAACAACATCGAAAACTACGAGTTTGCTGTCTATCAGGCGGCAATGACCACCCTACGAAATGTAGTGGGGCAGAATGCACTGGATGACATCCTCAAAAATCGAGATAAGATTAACCTTCAAATCCAAGAAATAGTGGACGAAATCACCGAACCCTGGGGCATAGTAATAGAAAGAGTGGAGATGAAGGATGTAGAAATCCCTCAGTCTATGCAACGGGCAATGGCACAAGAAGCGGAGGCAATGCGCGAAAAACGGGCACGTCTCATCAAGGCCTCTGCCGAAAAGGAAGCTGCCGAGATGTTGCAACAAGCCAGTCAAACCATAGCCTCTAACCCCATTGCCCTAGAATTGAGAAGACTACAAACCCTCACGGAAATTGGTGCTGAAAATAATACTACTACTGTCATCTTAATACCCAGTGAACTAGTCACCCTGGCTAAGCAATTTACTTTAAAGTTACAAAAGGAATTACAGAGAGAAGAGTTGTAA
- a CDS encoding ABC transporter permease: protein MNIGRILAVARNGFQEVLRDKILYIVGLFVIILILGAILLPPISVGADQKIFLDLGINAISLIGAIVAIFVGTGLINKEIEKKTVLVLIPKPVARAEFIIGKHLGLSAVIFVLLSTMTVFYLILLSTLKIPYNLGSILVAVAFILLELALLVAVAMTFGVFTSSILATLFSFGVYIMGHLSRDLLQLGKITDNPGVKQITRLLYAIVPDLERLNLKNGAVYNILPPTGELFSALVYALLYIVFLLSITILIFSRRQF from the coding sequence ATGAATATAGGTAGGATTTTAGCTGTAGCGAGGAATGGTTTTCAGGAAGTGCTAAGGGATAAGATTCTCTACATTGTGGGCTTGTTTGTCATAATTTTAATCCTCGGGGCTATATTGCTACCGCCTATTTCTGTAGGGGCGGATCAAAAAATATTTCTAGATTTGGGGATAAATGCTATTAGTTTAATCGGGGCTATTGTTGCAATTTTTGTAGGCACAGGATTAATCAATAAAGAAATAGAAAAAAAAACAGTATTGGTATTAATACCTAAACCCGTAGCCCGTGCCGAATTTATCATTGGCAAACATCTGGGCCTGTCAGCCGTTATATTTGTATTGTTAAGTACCATGACGGTGTTTTATCTGATACTGCTCAGCACGTTGAAAATCCCCTACAACCTGGGGAGTATTCTTGTAGCCGTCGCCTTTATCCTTTTGGAATTGGCCTTATTGGTGGCCGTCGCCATGACTTTCGGTGTTTTCACCAGTTCCATTCTAGCCACTCTCTTTAGTTTTGGGGTTTATATTATGGGACATTTAAGTAGAGATCTATTACAATTGGGTAAAATCACTGATAATCCTGGAGTAAAGCAAATTACAAGGCTCCTTTATGCCATTGTGCCAGACTTAGAAAGACTAAACCTGAAAAACGGGGCGGTTTACAATATTCTACCTCCCACTGGGGAGTTGTTTAGTGCACTAGTTTATGCCCTCTTATACATTGTTTTCCTTTTGAGTATTACAATACTAATTTTCTCCCGAAGACAATTCTAG
- the mutS gene encoding DNA mismatch repair protein MutS, whose translation MREESVVKGTRNCPHDDYRQVNIADLSPMYQHYVEVKQQYPNALLLYRVGDFFECFFQDAVTVARELELVITSKEGGVNVGRIAMTGVPHHALERYARQLVEKGYAVVVCDQVEDSATAAAEKRMVKRAITKLLTPGTITDDEMLPAKRNNFLAAVVVAKDYWGLAYADISTGEFFTTQNQDVNALTTELLRLQPAEVLIPVRAPDFNTLIRPGQKSEHIPPFLPDCFCYTLRPQKAFELHEARNRLLLEFSLKSLEGVGCENLPLAIRAAGGLLEYVQDTQKAHQVPLQLIRTYQVSDYLIIDHTTRRNLEITQTVRDNTFHGSLLWALDNTCTAMGARALRRWLLQPLINKEGIIARQDTIEELIANPGLRDELRRVFRNLYDLERIAGRVGAGTANPKELLNLADSLLRLSYLASLAKQGKSPYFKALQQIPPELEALGRKVVDCLVESPPQQIKEGGIIRDGVNPQLDEMRRLVEGDKEWLASLEATERQRTGISTLKVGYNKTFGYYISIPRSKASLAPKDYQRKQTLINEERYITAELKERENRILNAKGEIAKLEYEIFVQLRAEVAEKTEEIRKIAKAIAAMDVLAGLAEIAVYQDYCRPTITDKRIIKIKNGRHPVVEKLLGFGMYVPNSTYLGDGDYPDLIILTGPNASGKSCYLRQVGLIQIMAQIGSFVPAESATLGICDRIFTRVGAVDDIGTGQSTFMVEMNETANILNHATAKSLVLLDEIGRGTATFDGLSIAWAVAEYIAIQIRCMTIFATHYHELNELASVLDNVANYQVTVRELENEIIFLHEVKPGGADKSYGIEVARLAGLPPVVINRAKQVMRQIEKHSKIAIGLRKNLGKISPPPPEKNTTPLLPQLDIFE comes from the coding sequence ATGAGAGAAGAGTCTGTGGTCAAAGGCACAAGAAATTGTCCCCACGATGACTATCGCCAGGTGAATATTGCCGATTTGAGCCCCATGTATCAACACTATGTGGAGGTGAAACAACAATATCCCAACGCCCTCCTGTTGTACCGAGTGGGGGATTTCTTTGAATGCTTTTTCCAAGACGCTGTCACCGTGGCTCGAGAATTGGAATTGGTAATCACTAGCAAGGAGGGTGGGGTTAACGTGGGGCGAATCGCCATGACGGGAGTACCACACCATGCCCTTGAACGCTATGCTAGACAACTGGTGGAAAAGGGCTACGCTGTTGTAGTATGTGACCAGGTGGAAGATTCCGCTACCGCCGCCGCCGAAAAACGAATGGTGAAAAGGGCCATCACTAAACTCCTCACCCCAGGCACCATTACGGACGATGAAATGCTGCCGGCTAAACGCAATAACTTCTTGGCGGCAGTGGTGGTGGCAAAGGATTATTGGGGCTTGGCTTATGCTGACATCTCCACCGGCGAGTTTTTTACCACTCAAAATCAGGATGTCAATGCCCTTACTACAGAGTTGTTGCGTCTCCAGCCAGCAGAAGTGCTTATCCCCGTCAGGGCCCCCGATTTTAACACCCTTATCCGCCCTGGGCAAAAATCCGAACATATCCCCCCCTTCCTCCCCGACTGCTTCTGTTATACCCTTCGCCCCCAAAAAGCTTTTGAACTTCACGAGGCTAGGAATAGACTGCTGCTGGAATTCTCCCTTAAATCCCTCGAAGGGGTTGGCTGTGAAAATCTCCCCCTTGCTATCCGCGCTGCCGGCGGTCTGCTAGAATATGTTCAGGATACCCAGAAGGCTCACCAGGTGCCATTGCAACTAATTCGCACTTACCAGGTGAGCGATTATCTCATCATAGACCACACTACTCGCCGTAACCTCGAAATTACCCAAACTGTTCGCGACAACACCTTCCACGGGTCTCTCCTTTGGGCTCTGGACAATACTTGCACTGCTATGGGAGCCCGGGCTCTCAGACGCTGGTTGTTGCAACCTCTTATCAACAAAGAGGGGATAATAGCCCGTCAGGATACTATAGAAGAGTTGATTGCCAATCCTGGCTTGAGGGATGAGTTAAGGCGGGTTTTTAGGAATCTATACGATTTGGAAAGAATTGCCGGCAGGGTAGGCGCAGGCACCGCAAATCCTAAAGAATTGTTAAATTTGGCGGATTCCCTCCTCCGTCTCAGTTATCTGGCTTCCTTGGCTAAGCAGGGGAAGTCTCCCTATTTCAAGGCTTTACAGCAAATACCCCCCGAATTAGAGGCTTTAGGGCGAAAGGTGGTGGATTGTCTCGTAGAATCCCCCCCGCAACAGATTAAAGAGGGTGGTATCATCCGCGATGGTGTAAACCCCCAGTTGGATGAGATGCGTCGTCTGGTGGAGGGAGACAAGGAATGGCTAGCCAGTCTGGAGGCAACTGAAAGACAACGCACTGGTATTTCTACCCTTAAGGTGGGCTACAATAAGACCTTTGGTTATTATATCAGTATTCCTCGTTCCAAGGCTTCCCTCGCCCCCAAAGACTACCAGCGAAAACAGACTCTCATCAATGAGGAAAGATACATTACTGCCGAATTAAAAGAAAGGGAAAATCGCATCCTTAATGCCAAGGGTGAAATTGCTAAGTTAGAATACGAAATATTTGTCCAATTGCGCGCCGAGGTAGCAGAAAAAACTGAGGAAATAAGAAAAATTGCTAAAGCCATAGCTGCCATGGATGTCTTAGCAGGGTTGGCTGAAATTGCTGTGTATCAAGACTATTGTCGCCCTACCATTACCGATAAACGCATAATTAAAATCAAAAATGGCCGACATCCAGTGGTGGAAAAACTTCTCGGTTTTGGGATGTATGTGCCAAATTCCACTTATTTGGGGGATGGAGATTATCCTGACTTAATAATTCTAACAGGCCCTAATGCTAGTGGTAAAAGTTGTTATCTGCGACAGGTGGGATTGATTCAAATTATGGCTCAAATTGGTAGCTTTGTGCCCGCCGAAAGTGCTACCCTAGGCATATGTGATCGTATCTTTACCCGTGTTGGTGCTGTAGACGATATTGGTACTGGGCAGTCCACCTTTATGGTAGAAATGAATGAGACTGCCAATATCCTCAACCATGCCACTGCTAAATCCCTGGTGCTACTGGATGAAATAGGGCGAGGTACAGCCACTTTTGACGGGTTGTCCATAGCTTGGGCGGTAGCCGAGTATATAGCTATTCAAATACGTTGTATGACAATATTTGCCACCCACTACCATGAATTAAACGAGTTAGCTTCTGTTTTGGACAATGTAGCCAATTATCAGGTAACCGTGAGGGAGTTGGAAAACGAAATCATATTTTTACACGAGGTGAAACCAGGTGGTGCGGATAAATCCTATGGCATTGAGGTAGCTAGACTTGCCGGTTTACCCCCCGTAGTTATCAATCGCGCCAAACAGGTGATGAGGCAGATTGAAAAACATAGTAAAATTGCTATTGGTTTGCGGAAAAATCTCGGCAAAATCTCTCCTCCCCCTCCGGAAAAGAATACCACCCCTCTCCTCCCCCAATTAGACATCTTTGAATAG
- the lpdA gene encoding dihydrolipoyl dehydrogenase has product MSKFDYDLIIIGAGVGGHGAALHASRCGLKTAIIEAAEMGGTCVNRGCIPSKALLAAAGKVRELSQRQQLQHLGIYVNGVSYDLKGIASHANNLVQKIQSDLTNSLKRLKIDVHRGWGKIAGQQKVEVITPEGDERIYTARDIILCPGSVPFVPKGIEVDGKTVYTSDTAVKLEWLPKWVAIIGSGYIGLEFADIYTALGAEVTMIEALDRLMPTFDPDIAKIAERVLIHNRDIETYTGVFATKVTPGTPVKIELTSAKTKELVEVLEVDACLVATGRIPATKNLGLENVGVETDSRGFIPVNDRMQVLKDGEVVPHLWAVGDATGKMMLAHAASGQGMVAVENICGRNRVIDYRSIPAAAFTHPEISYVGLNESQAKELGEKEGFAIATTKTYFKGNSKALAEGETEGMAKIIYRVDTGELLGVHIIGPHASDLIQEAANAIACRQSVRDLAFNIHTHPTLSEILDEAYKRAS; this is encoded by the coding sequence ATGAGCAAGTTCGATTATGATTTAATTATCATAGGCGCAGGAGTAGGTGGACATGGCGCCGCTTTACATGCCAGCAGGTGTGGCTTGAAAACGGCAATCATAGAGGCTGCAGAAATGGGAGGCACCTGTGTAAATCGGGGTTGTATTCCCTCCAAGGCTTTGTTGGCGGCGGCTGGAAAGGTGAGAGAATTATCCCAACGTCAACAACTACAACACCTGGGAATATACGTCAACGGGGTATCCTACGACCTAAAGGGTATCGCCTCCCATGCCAACAACCTGGTACAAAAAATCCAATCAGACTTGACAAACAGTCTAAAACGCCTCAAAATAGACGTCCATAGAGGATGGGGAAAAATAGCCGGACAACAGAAAGTAGAAGTAATTACCCCAGAGGGAGACGAAAGAATATATACCGCCAGGGATATTATACTATGCCCCGGCTCGGTTCCCTTTGTGCCCAAAGGCATTGAAGTAGACGGCAAAACCGTCTATACCAGCGACACCGCCGTCAAACTGGAGTGGTTGCCCAAATGGGTGGCCATTATCGGCAGTGGCTACATCGGCTTGGAGTTTGCCGACATTTATACCGCCTTGGGGGCAGAGGTGACTATGATAGAAGCATTAGACCGCCTCATGCCCACCTTCGACCCAGATATTGCTAAAATAGCCGAGAGGGTTTTAATCCATAACCGAGACATTGAAACCTATACTGGTGTCTTCGCTACAAAAGTAACCCCAGGTACTCCGGTAAAAATAGAGTTAACATCGGCAAAAACGAAAGAGTTGGTAGAGGTGTTGGAGGTAGACGCCTGTCTAGTAGCAACGGGGAGAATCCCAGCCACTAAGAATCTAGGATTAGAAAATGTTGGGGTAGAGACGGATAGTCGTGGTTTTATCCCCGTCAACGACAGGATGCAGGTTTTAAAAGACGGCGAGGTAGTCCCCCATCTCTGGGCAGTGGGGGATGCTACTGGTAAAATGATGTTGGCACATGCTGCCTCTGGACAGGGGATGGTAGCGGTAGAAAACATCTGTGGCAGAAACAGGGTTATTGACTATCGCAGTATCCCCGCTGCCGCCTTTACCCACCCCGAAATCAGCTATGTGGGTTTAAATGAATCCCAGGCTAAGGAGTTGGGGGAGAAGGAAGGTTTTGCCATTGCCACTACTAAAACCTACTTCAAGGGTAACTCAAAAGCCCTTGCCGAGGGGGAAACGGAGGGGATGGCCAAAATCATCTACCGAGTAGATACTGGTGAATTACTTGGTGTTCATATAATAGGCCCCCATGCCTCAGACTTAATCCAGGAAGCGGCTAATGCCATTGCCTGTCGTCAGTCAGTGAGGGATTTAGCCTTTAATATTCACACCCACCCCACCCTGTCAGAAATCCTAGACGAAGCCTACAAACGCGCCAGCTAA
- a CDS encoding glycogen/starch/alpha-glucan phosphorylase: protein MLKKTPQLFGNTARAEECTRIEVEDDRTGMSPETLKRAFLDNLFYIQGVSFTDATNYDYYVALAYTVRDRLLQRFLKTIETYKKNRTKIVCYLSAEFLMGRHLGNNLVNLGIYERVEQVLKELGLSLEEILEEEPDPGLGNGGLGRLAACFLDSLATLEIPAIGYGIRYEFGIFHQLIKEGWQAEVPDNWLRFGNPWEIPRPDETVEVKLGGHTETYYDSRGRQRVSWVPERTVIAIPHDTPVPGYKTNTVNPLRLWKAEASEAFNFEAFNAGNYDRAVEEKINSETISKVLYPNDNTPAGKELRLAQQYFFVSASLQDLVRLHLRNNNRLDDFHEHFAIQLNDTHPAIAIAELMRILVDEHGMDWNQAWDITQKTFAYTNHTLMPEALEKWSVSLIQKLLPRHMEIIYLINHLFLEQVRSWYPGNEQLVRDVSLIEEGEDKKVRMAHLACVGSHAINGVAALHTELLKKDTLRAFAFLWPQKFYNKTNGVTPRRWLLLSNPLLSQLITSKIGDGWLRDLNQMRKLEKYVDDQQFRQQWREIKYKNKIRLADYIHKKLGIEVDVNSIFDVQVKRIHEYKRQHLMVLHIITLYNRIKRNPGIDIHPRTFIFGGKAAPGYFMAKLIIKLINSVAEVINSDPDVRGRLKVIFLPNFNVSLGQIIYPAADLSEQISTAGKEASGTGNMKFAMNGAVTIGTLDGANIEIRDEAGHENFFLFGLTADEVYRLKASGYNPYQYYEQNQELREVIDRIADGTFSHGDRELFKPLVAHLLHEDTYMLMADYQSYVECQKQVAAAYKDKEKWTTMSILNSIRMGKFSSDRTVKEYCDEIWKVSPVKITLE from the coding sequence ATGCTCAAAAAGACACCGCAATTGTTTGGCAATACAGCAAGGGCAGAAGAGTGTACCAGGATAGAGGTAGAAGACGATCGCACGGGGATGAGTCCAGAAACCCTTAAGCGGGCGTTTTTGGACAACCTGTTTTACATTCAGGGGGTAAGTTTTACAGATGCCACTAACTATGATTACTATGTAGCATTAGCATATACGGTAAGGGACAGGTTGTTGCAGCGTTTCCTCAAAACCATCGAAACCTACAAGAAGAACCGCACCAAAATCGTATGCTATCTGTCGGCGGAATTTTTAATGGGTAGACATTTGGGCAACAATCTGGTAAACTTGGGCATATATGAACGGGTGGAACAGGTTTTAAAGGAATTAGGACTCTCCCTGGAGGAAATATTGGAAGAAGAGCCGGATCCGGGTTTAGGAAACGGTGGTTTAGGCAGACTTGCGGCTTGTTTCTTGGATTCTCTCGCTACCTTGGAGATTCCGGCCATAGGCTACGGCATCCGTTATGAATTTGGCATCTTCCACCAGCTGATTAAAGAAGGTTGGCAAGCAGAAGTGCCCGACAACTGGTTGCGTTTCGGCAACCCCTGGGAAATTCCCCGCCCCGATGAAACTGTAGAGGTAAAATTGGGTGGCCATACAGAAACCTATTATGACAGTAGGGGGAGACAAAGAGTATCATGGGTGCCCGAAAGGACAGTCATTGCCATACCCCATGATACACCAGTGCCCGGATACAAGACTAATACCGTAAACCCCCTCAGACTATGGAAGGCAGAAGCCAGTGAGGCATTTAACTTTGAGGCTTTCAACGCTGGCAATTATGACAGGGCGGTGGAAGAAAAAATCAACTCGGAAACCATCTCCAAGGTATTGTATCCCAATGATAACACCCCGGCAGGTAAAGAATTAAGACTGGCACAGCAATACTTCTTCGTTTCTGCCTCTCTACAAGACTTGGTGCGGCTTCACCTACGCAATAATAACCGTTTGGATGATTTCCACGAACATTTTGCCATCCAACTCAATGACACCCACCCCGCCATCGCCATCGCCGAGTTGATGCGAATATTGGTAGATGAACATGGTATGGATTGGAATCAGGCTTGGGACATTACCCAGAAAACCTTTGCCTACACCAATCATACCCTCATGCCAGAGGCTTTAGAAAAATGGTCGGTAAGCCTCATTCAAAAACTTCTCCCCCGCCACATGGAAATCATCTACCTTATCAACCATCTCTTCCTAGAACAGGTACGTTCGTGGTATCCTGGCAATGAGCAATTGGTTAGAGATGTGTCCCTCATTGAAGAGGGAGAAGACAAAAAGGTAAGAATGGCGCATCTAGCCTGTGTGGGCAGTCATGCCATTAATGGGGTGGCAGCCTTGCACACGGAATTGCTCAAAAAAGACACCCTCCGCGCCTTTGCCTTCCTCTGGCCCCAAAAGTTCTACAATAAAACCAATGGGGTAACCCCTAGACGCTGGCTGTTGTTGAGTAATCCCCTCCTGTCACAGCTGATTACCAGCAAGATTGGCGATGGTTGGTTGAGAGACCTCAACCAGATGCGAAAATTAGAAAAATACGTTGATGACCAGCAGTTTCGTCAACAGTGGCGGGAAATCAAATATAAGAATAAAATACGCCTGGCTGACTACATCCACAAGAAATTGGGTATAGAGGTGGATGTTAACTCTATTTTTGATGTGCAGGTTAAGAGAATCCATGAGTATAAGAGACAACACCTGATGGTGTTACATATCATCACCCTCTATAACCGCATCAAACGCAATCCCGGCATAGACATCCACCCTCGTACTTTCATTTTCGGCGGCAAGGCTGCCCCAGGCTACTTCATGGCCAAATTGATTATAAAACTCATTAACAGTGTAGCAGAAGTAATAAACAGTGACCCCGATGTGCGTGGGCGTCTGAAGGTTATTTTCCTCCCCAATTTTAACGTCTCCCTGGGACAAATTATTTACCCAGCCGCGGATTTATCTGAACAAATTTCCACTGCTGGCAAAGAGGCCTCTGGGACTGGTAATATGAAATTTGCTATGAATGGGGCTGTCACTATTGGCACCCTGGATGGTGCTAACATAGAAATACGAGACGAGGCTGGCCATGAAAACTTCTTCCTCTTTGGTTTAACTGCCGATGAGGTTTACCGTCTCAAAGCCTCCGGTTATAACCCCTATCAGTATTATGAACAGAATCAGGAGTTACGAGAGGTAATCGACCGTATTGCAGACGGCACCTTCAGTCACGGTGACAGGGAGTTATTCAAGCCGTTGGTGGCTCATCTCCTCCACGAGGATACCTATATGCTGATGGCTGACTATCAATCCTATGTGGAATGCCAAAAACAAGTAGCCGCCGCCTATAAAGACAAGGAAAAATGGACTACCATGTCTATCCTAAATAGCATCAGAATGGGTAAATTCTCCAGTGATCGCACTGTTAAGGAATATTGCGACGAGATCTGGAAGGTATCCCCAGTGAAAATCACACTAGAATAA
- a CDS encoding DUF1997 domain-containing protein, with protein MVEEATDNANGVECIIPVKFQTRFVGMMEMYSDIETVRDYLRNHKKWFVRCAQPMKATPLGDNGYTITIGNYGSLGYYLQPTMSVVLTPPVNDHYIMYSVADENSSSSPYAINYRAEMNLETIPLAAAKGIETVFRRHDISSLPATITRINWHLDLTVTITFPPFIYKFPLSVIQKTGNQLLRQIIKHVSPRFSYKVQKDFHQSLSLPIPPKEARVCYPVE; from the coding sequence CTGGTGGAGGAGGCAACAGACAATGCTAATGGGGTTGAATGTATAATCCCCGTAAAATTCCAAACAAGATTCGTGGGGATGATGGAAATGTATAGTGACATAGAGACAGTAAGAGATTATCTGCGCAACCATAAGAAGTGGTTTGTGCGTTGTGCCCAACCTATGAAGGCTACACCCCTGGGAGACAACGGTTACACCATCACCATTGGCAACTATGGCTCCCTAGGTTACTATTTGCAACCCACCATGAGTGTTGTTTTAACTCCCCCTGTCAATGACCACTATATCATGTATTCGGTGGCTGACGAAAACTCCTCCTCATCCCCCTATGCCATAAACTATCGTGCAGAAATGAATTTGGAAACTATCCCCCTAGCCGCCGCCAAGGGGATTGAAACTGTCTTCCGTCGTCATGACATTTCCTCTCTCCCTGCCACTATTACTCGTATAAACTGGCATCTGGATTTGACTGTCACTATTACCTTCCCCCCCTTTATCTACAAATTCCCCCTTTCTGTTATTCAGAAAACAGGCAACCAACTGCTAAGACAAATTATCAAACACGTGTCTCCCCGTTTTAGTTATAAAGTGCAAAAAGACTTTCATCAAAGTCTCTCCCTCCCCATCCCCCCAAAAGAAGCCAGGGTTTGTTATCCCGTAGAATAA